From a region of the Mercurialis annua linkage group LG1-X, ddMerAnnu1.2, whole genome shotgun sequence genome:
- the LOC126683838 gene encoding isoleucine--tRNA ligase, cytoplasmic: MEEVCEGKDFSFPNQEETVLSFWSEIKAFETQLDRTKSLPEYIFYDGPPFATGLPHYGHILAGTIKDIVTRYQTMRGHHVTRRFGWDCHGLPVENEIDRKLGIERREDVFKMGIDKYNEECRSIVTRYVGEWEKIVTRTGRWIDFKNDYKTMDLKFMESVWWVFAQLFDKGLVYKGFKVMPYSTGCKTVLSNFEAGQNYKDVPDPEIMVAFPIVDDPHNAAFVAWTTTPWTLPSNLALCVNSSFDYIKVRNKFTGKVYVVAESRLSALPTEKPKAGAANGPAGGKMKAGKAENLMDSFELLEKVKGKELVNKKYVPLFNFFSDFSDTAFRVVADNYVTDDSGSGIVHCAPAFGEDDYRVCIENQIINKGENLIVAVDDDGCFSERITDFCGRYVKDADKDIIEAVKAKGRLVKFGTFMHSYPFCWRSDTPLIYRAVPSWFVRVEELKVQLLENNKQTYWVPDYVKEKRFHNWLENARDWAVSRSRFWGTPLPIWISEDGEEMIVMDSVEKLETLSGVKVFDLHRHHIDNITIPSSRGSEFGVLRRVDDVFDCWFESGSMPYAYIHYPFENVELFEKNFPGQFIAEGLDQTRGWFYTLMVLSTALFGKPAFKNLVCNGLVLAEDGKKMSKKLKNYPSPMEVIDDYGADALRLYLINSPVVRAETLRFKKEGVYSVVKDVFLPWYNAYRFLVQNAKRLEIEGLVLFTPLDSGKLQNSSNVLDQWINSATQSLVHFVRQEMDAYRLYTVVPYLLKFLDNLTNIYVRFNRKRLKGRTGEEDCRTALSTLYSVLLTACKVMSPFTPFFTEVLYQNMRKVSSGAEESIHFCIFPKEEGERDERIEQSVSRMITIIDLARNIRERHNKPLKSPLREMIVVHPDADFLDDIAGKLKEYVLEELNVRSLIPCIDTLKYASLRAEPEFSVLGKRLGKSMGVVAKEVKAMSQKDILAFEEAGEVTIASHNLKLSDIKVVREFKCPDGLTEKEIDAAGDGDVLVIMDLRPDESLYEAGVAREVVNRIQKLRKKVALEPTDVVDVYFESLDGDKSKLERVLNSQEQYIREAIGSLLLSSTMMPTEAVVIGEESYHNIYELSFTIYLARAALVFKSDAILALYGGNKKYAQGLKTYLLSRDHSNLRSEFQQRNNKIKVDCIENQPAADVVLGEHLFLTVGDYFLRTRSG; this comes from the exons ATGGAGGAAGTCTGCGAAGGAAAGGACTTCTCCTTCCCAAACCAAGAAGAAACAGTCCTTAGTTTCTGGTCAGAAATTAAAGCATTCGAAACTCAATTAGACCGAACCAAATCCTTACCCGAATACATTTTCTACGATGGTCCACCCTTCGCCACCGGTCTCCCACATTACGGCCACATTCTAGCCGGCACAATTAAGGACATCGTGACGCGGTACCAGACGATGAGAGGCCACCACGTGACGCGGCGATTCGGTTGGGATTGCCATGGATTGCCTGTTGAAAATGAGATAGATAGGAAGTTAGGGATTGAGAGAAGAGAAGACGTTTTTAAAATGGGAATTGACAAGTATAATGAGGAGTGTAGGAGTATTGTGACTAGGTATGTTGGTGAATGGGAGAAGATTGTTACCAGGACAGGGAGATGGATTGATTTTAAGAACGATTATAAAACTATGGATTTGAAGTTTATGGAAAGTGTCTGGTGGGTTTTTGCTCAGCTTTTTGATAAGGGTCTTGTTTACAAGGGTTTTAAG GTTATGCCATACAGTACTGGTTGCAAAACTGTGCTCTCTAACTTTGAAGCTGGTCAAAATTATAAG GATGTGCCAGACCCTGAAATAATGGTGGCATTTCCGATAGTTGACGATCCGCACAATGCAGCCTTCGTCGCATGGACAACAACCCCTTGGACCCTGCCTAGTAATCTGGCACTTTGTGTTAATAGCAGTTTTGACTATATTAAG gTTCGTAACAAATTCACTGGGAAAGTGTATGTGGTTGCTGAATCTAGGCTGTCAGCTCTTCCAACTGAGAAGCCAAAAGCGGGTGCAGCAAATGGACCCGCTGGTGGTAAAATGAAGGCCGGGAAAGCTGAAAATTTGATGGATTCATTTGAGTTGTTAGAGAAAGTAAAGGGCAAGGAATTGGTGAATAAGAA GTATGTGCCACTATTCAATTTCTTCTCAGACTTTTCTGACACGGCATTTAGAGTTGTTGCGGACAATTATGTGACTGATGATAGCGGTAGTGGAATTGTTCATTGTGCTCCAGCATTTGGTGAAGACGATTACCGCGTTTGCATTGAAAATCAAATCATCAATAAG GGAGAGAATTTGATTGTAGCTGTTGATGACGATGGCTGCTTTTCTGAAAGAATTACTGATTTTTGTGGGCGGTATGTCAAAGATGCAGATAAGGATATTATTGAAGCAGTGAAG GCAAAAGGCAGGCTTGTTAAGTTTGGTACCTTCATGCACTCTTATCCCTTCTGCTGGAGATCTGATACTCCTCTTATCTACAGAGCTGTTCCAAGCTG GTTTGTTAGAGTGGAGGAACTAAAAGTGCAACTGCTGGAAAACAACAAACAAACGTATTGGGTTCCTGATTATGTAAAG GAAAAACGTTTCCACAACTGGCTGGAAAATGCAAGAGATTGGGCTGTGAGTAGAAGTCGATTTTGGGGAACTCCTCTTCCTATATGGATTAGTGAGGATGGTGAAGAAATGATTGTCATGGACTCTGTTGAAAAACTTGAAACGCTTTCTGGTGTTAAG GTATTTGATCTGCACCGGCACCATATTGATAACATAACTATTCCATCTAGCCGTGGCTCTGAATTTGGCGTGCTTCGACGAGTTGATGAT GTATTTGATTGTTGGTTTGAGAGTGGATCAATGCCCTATGCTTATATCCATTACCCATTTGAGAATGTCGAACTTTTTGAGAAAAACTTTCCTGGGCAATTTATTGCTGAAGGGCTTGACCAAACTCGTGGATG GTTCTATACTCTTATGGTGCTGTCTACTGCATTATTTGGAAAACCTGCATTTAAGAATCTTGTTTGCAATGGACTGGTCCTAGCAGAAGATGGGAAAAAGATGagcaaaaaactaaaaaattatccATCACCTATGGAAGTTATAGATGACTATGGAGCT GATGCTTTACGATTATACCTTATCAACTCCCCAGTTGTGCGTGCTGAAACCTTAAGGTTCAAGAAGGAAGGAGTTTACAGTGTT GTCAAAGATGTATTCCTTCCATGGTACAATGCATATAGATTTTTAGTCCAAAATGCTAAGAGGCTTGAGATTGAAGGGCTTGTGCTATTCACTCCTCTTGATTCTGGAAAGCTTCAAAATTCATCCAACGTTTTAGATCAGTGGATCAACTCAGCCACTCAGAGTCTTGTTCATTTTGTTCGCCAAGAAATGGATGCATACAGACTTTACACG GTGGTTCCATATCTCTTAAAGTTTCTTGACAACCTTACAAATATATATGTCCGTTTCAACCGTAAGAGATTGAAAGGTCGTACTGGGGAAGAAGATTGCCGAACTGCTCTGTCGACGCTTTACAGT GTGCTTCTAACAGCCTGTAAGGTGATGTCACCATTCACTCCGTTTTTCACAGAagttttatatcaaaatatgcGGAAAGTTTCTAGTGGAGCAGAAGAAAGTATTCACTTCTGCATATTTCCTAAAGAAGAGGGGGAG AGGGATGAGCGCATTGAACAGAGTGTTTCAAGGATGATAACAATTATTGATCTTGCACGTAATATCCGTGAGAGGCATAACAAGCCTTTGAAATCTCCACTTAG GGAAATGATAGTAGTTCATCCTGATGCAGATTTTCTTGATGACATTGCTGGAAAACTAAAAGAG TATGTACTGGAAGAACTCAATGTGAGATCTCTCATCCCGTGTATTGATACTCTGAAGTATGCTTCTCTACGTGCAGAACCTGAGTTCAG TGTGCTGGGCAAGCGACTTGGGAAATCAATGGGAGTTGTTGCTAAAGAAGTTAAAGCAATGTCTCAGAAAGATATCTTAGCATTTGAGGAAGCTGGAGAAGTTACTATTGCTTCACACAACCTGAAGCTGTCTGATATCAAG GTTGTTCGAGAATTCAAATGTCCTGATGGTCTGACAGAGAAAGAGATAGATGCAGCTGGCGATG gCGACGTTTTGGTGATTATGGATCTGCGTCCAGATGAATCTTTGTATGAGGCTGGTGTTGCTCGTGAG GTTGTTAATAGGATTCAGAAGCTACGCAAAAAAGTTGCCCTTGAACCTACTGATGTGGTGGACGTTTACTTTGAATCTTTGGATGGAGATAAATCAAAATTAGAAAGGGTTCTCAATTCACAG GAACAATATATTAGGGAAGCAATTGGATCTCTGTTACTGTCCTCTACCATGATGCCAACCGAAGCT GTTGTAATTGGCGAGGAGAGTTACCATAATATTTATGAGTTGTCTTTCACCATTTATTTGGCAAGAGCTGCTTTAGTGTTCAAATCAGATGCTATTCTTGCACTCTATGGAG GAAACAAAAAATATGCACAGGGTTTAAAAACTTACTTGTTATCTAGGGATCATTCAAATTTGAGGTCGGAATTTCAGCAAAGAAATAACAAG ATAAAAGTTGATTGCATCGAAAACCAGCCAGCTGCGGATGTGGTATTGGGAGAACACTTATTTTTGACTGTTGGTGACTACTTTTTGAGAACAAGAAGTGGgtaa